Proteins from one Cryptomeria japonica chromosome 4, Sugi_1.0, whole genome shotgun sequence genomic window:
- the LOC131061805 gene encoding uncharacterized protein LOC131061805: protein MALFKPCHLYSPPLEISASYKRNTRECMNQLTKISAPMTSKRFNSSVWSLKVSCSVKSEILSKVQMIVAKHLAIDPNIVKPNSNWDDLGIDSLEAGELMLGLEQEFNICMDPVLFAKVTTPQEAANVVHDTKQNIKQ from the exons ATGGCGCTCTTCAAACCATGCCACCTGTATTCACCACCTCTGGAAATTTCAGCTTCCTACAAAAGAAAT ACTAGGGAATGCATGAATCAACTGACTAAAATATCAGCTCCCATGACATCAAAAAGATTTAACTCTTCAGTTTGGAGCTTAAAAGTATCATGTTCA GTTAAATCAGAAATTTTAAGCAAAGTTCAAATGATTGTTGCAAAGCATTTAGCTATAGATCCAAACATTGTAAAGCCTAACAGCAACTGGGATGATCTAGGCATTGACTCATTGGAAGCG GGGGAGTTGATGCTTGGTCTAGAGCAAGAATTCAATATTTGTATGGATCCAGTTTTGTTTGCAAAAGTTACCACTCCTCAAGAAGCTGCTAATGTTGTTCATGATACCAAACAAAATATAAAACAATAA